A window of the Cystobacter fuscus genome harbors these coding sequences:
- a CDS encoding M64 family metallopeptidase, which translates to MKPLLLLGGLALLGLTSPAHAQTATKILDNGPDAEKKVLVIIGDGFTANDMDDYHQYVQDKVLGGVFTQDEYFRENQSAFNIYRVDVTSAQSGVSIRRYSEGCGTRETEDDVVDTTCNTSSSPACYTHDTALDFVYTACWGRCWVEGTANTSATLKAILDELVPKRDLEVRVLNVLTGESGGCGGGGRLTVPIGASWYVLAHEMGHMVSNLYDEYIANAYKTTPYPKGPVNAKNCSTSLSRTEVAWSDFLTPDVALPTTWDAVTMDPDETVGEFEGCATYGKGIYRPVHDCRMRGNTNQFCPVCRDTLKQTLTGFTDVAGDFSFYASYPGAACKATGTATVAYTSAAHVTNPAATPATVLCPTRRVQENGSFTNHLIGQAFVVDQHPTEDVCCQLFARTPAGNVATGANVCTTGSSGAYQRLYLDFPKVHMNYTFAHFALTCSIPAASNGKASSVITYRFGQQYY; encoded by the coding sequence ATGAAACCCCTTCTCTTGCTTGGAGGACTCGCGCTGTTGGGCCTCACGAGTCCGGCCCACGCGCAGACGGCCACCAAGATTCTCGATAACGGTCCCGACGCCGAGAAGAAGGTGTTGGTGATCATCGGCGATGGCTTCACCGCCAACGACATGGACGACTACCACCAATACGTCCAGGACAAGGTCCTCGGCGGAGTCTTCACCCAGGACGAGTACTTCCGGGAGAACCAATCGGCCTTCAACATCTACCGGGTCGACGTGACGTCCGCGCAGTCGGGTGTCTCCATCCGCCGCTACAGCGAGGGCTGTGGCACGCGCGAGACGGAGGACGACGTGGTGGACACGACGTGCAACACGTCCTCGAGCCCGGCCTGCTACACCCACGATACCGCCCTGGACTTCGTCTACACGGCCTGCTGGGGCCGGTGCTGGGTGGAGGGGACCGCCAACACCTCGGCCACGCTCAAGGCCATCCTGGACGAGCTCGTGCCCAAGCGGGATCTGGAGGTCCGCGTCCTCAACGTGCTCACGGGAGAGTCGGGAGGCTGTGGGGGAGGGGGCCGGCTCACCGTGCCCATCGGAGCCAGCTGGTACGTGCTCGCGCACGAGATGGGGCACATGGTGTCCAACCTCTACGACGAGTACATCGCGAATGCCTACAAGACGACCCCCTACCCGAAGGGTCCCGTCAACGCCAAGAACTGCTCCACGAGCCTGAGCCGGACGGAGGTGGCCTGGTCCGACTTCCTGACTCCGGACGTCGCGCTGCCCACGACGTGGGACGCGGTGACCATGGATCCGGACGAGACGGTGGGCGAGTTCGAGGGGTGCGCGACCTATGGGAAGGGCATCTACCGGCCCGTCCACGACTGCCGGATGAGGGGCAACACCAATCAGTTCTGCCCGGTCTGCCGCGATACCTTGAAGCAGACGCTCACGGGCTTCACCGACGTCGCTGGCGACTTCTCGTTCTACGCGAGCTATCCCGGCGCGGCCTGCAAGGCCACCGGTACGGCGACGGTCGCGTACACCTCGGCGGCGCACGTCACGAACCCGGCGGCGACTCCGGCCACGGTGCTGTGCCCGACCCGGCGCGTCCAGGAGAACGGCTCCTTCACCAACCACCTGATCGGGCAGGCCTTCGTCGTCGATCAGCACCCCACCGAGGACGTCTGTTGCCAGCTCTTCGCTCGCACTCCCGCGGGCAACGTCGCCACCGGCGCCAACGTCTGCACGACGGGGAGCAGCGGAGCCTATCAGCGCCTCTACCTGGACTTCCCGAAGGTGCACATGAACTACACGTTCGCGCACTTCGCGCTCACCTGCTCGATCCCCGCCGCTTCCAATGGCAAGGCCTCGAGCGTCATCACGTATCGCTTTGGCCAGCAGTACTACTGA
- a CDS encoding serine/threonine-protein kinase encodes MPTPEQEERTLEPTLAPEPTTSPTPSGPTPPEAEFPVPHWERYEFLERLGSGGMGEVYKARDRRLGRIVALKFIRGADPDKVMRFLQEARAQARIDHPHVCKVYEVGEVGTKAYIAMQLIGGEGLDRAARGMSLPEKVQVMREVAAAVHEAHRLGVIHRDLKPSNIMVERGEDGRQVPVVMDFGLAYDIGQGHDLTQTGALMGTPSYMAPEQARGDVRGIDRRSDVYSLGATLYELLAGVAPFTSDSLLGTLNKVLHEEPPSPRAHVPHLPGDLETLVLKCLSKEPDQRYDSARALAEDLGRYMDGEPILGRRPSLLHRLRRRARKHRALVAVSAVSLASILVLAAFGTRAWLEARTTRQRSEQRARLAGQLGQQVKEIEWFLRAAHTLPLHDTSREQQLVRERMARLASQPHELGGHGEGLVHYALGRGYLAMHELERAHEQLEQARARGIDSPELHYARGRVLGELYHQALEDARRSGGKEWVATRQRLLEKQYLEPALQSLERSRGLDLESPRYLEGLIAFYRREYDTAARLAVQAAEETPWVYEAWKLAGDVAYTRALEHLERGDYDPARAGLQEADRLYTRALESGRSDARNHEALAEAWLQQSVLDSRQGNSRKASLERALAAADQGLHAAPGRASGHTKKAQVLMQWYRLMNFEKGGLDPAPILTEWTATAARAVELDPRDVYAYDMLGYSHFMRALRLAREGAAPDAAWDEAISWLTRALELKPEYPWGHNDLAQVYRWKGNHQWEHGGDPREAYAQAEHHLLQAARSDPAYLFAHMNLIDVYSQRAEYELSRGRDPQQDVDKALQAGERALSLDGNYVLALNQVAFAELKLARYLVDSGGDPRPRLERMFQHLERSAAINPHFGQTPLYRAMGHLLEVDHAMRDGREPTAAFDAGWRALAEANRLDPGWIECRLVSSRLALAEAAWAKRRGRPESPHLQRALEEARRAVEMYPYASTHQQLARVHWRMAEARPSGKALPFLTEGLAQVELALRLDPNLAHAHALRGALLLNQARTMREAERLDTLRQARAALERALALNPLLRREYEAPLRETESGLR; translated from the coding sequence ATGCCGACTCCCGAACAGGAAGAGCGGACACTCGAGCCGACACTCGCGCCGGAGCCCACCACCTCTCCCACCCCTTCCGGGCCCACGCCTCCGGAAGCGGAGTTCCCCGTGCCCCACTGGGAGCGCTACGAGTTCCTCGAGCGCCTGGGCAGCGGAGGCATGGGCGAGGTCTACAAGGCGAGGGATCGGCGCCTGGGCCGGATCGTGGCGCTCAAGTTCATCCGCGGGGCGGATCCCGACAAGGTGATGCGCTTCCTCCAAGAAGCCCGCGCGCAGGCACGCATCGACCATCCCCACGTCTGCAAGGTGTACGAGGTCGGCGAAGTGGGCACGAAAGCCTATATCGCCATGCAACTCATTGGCGGAGAGGGGCTCGACCGGGCGGCCCGGGGCATGAGCCTGCCCGAGAAGGTGCAGGTGATGCGGGAGGTCGCCGCCGCCGTCCACGAGGCGCACCGGCTCGGCGTCATCCACCGCGACCTCAAGCCCTCCAACATCATGGTCGAGCGCGGGGAGGATGGGCGCCAGGTGCCGGTGGTGATGGACTTCGGCCTGGCGTACGACATCGGCCAGGGGCACGACCTCACCCAGACGGGGGCGCTGATGGGCACGCCCTCGTACATGGCGCCCGAGCAGGCCCGCGGCGACGTGCGCGGCATCGATCGCCGCTCCGACGTCTACAGCCTGGGCGCGACGCTCTACGAGTTGCTCGCCGGGGTGGCGCCGTTCACCAGCGACTCGCTCCTGGGCACGCTGAACAAGGTGCTCCACGAGGAGCCCCCCTCCCCCCGCGCGCACGTCCCCCATCTCCCGGGCGACCTGGAAACGCTCGTCCTCAAGTGTCTGAGCAAGGAGCCGGACCAGCGCTATGACTCGGCCCGCGCCCTGGCCGAGGATCTCGGACGCTACATGGATGGCGAGCCCATCCTCGGACGGCGCCCGAGCCTGCTCCACCGGCTGCGACGGCGTGCGCGCAAGCACCGCGCCCTGGTGGCTGTCTCGGCGGTGTCCCTGGCGAGCATCCTCGTCCTCGCCGCGTTCGGCACGCGCGCGTGGCTGGAGGCGCGCACCACCCGCCAACGCTCCGAGCAGCGCGCACGACTGGCCGGACAGCTCGGGCAGCAGGTGAAGGAGATCGAATGGTTCCTGCGCGCGGCCCACACGCTGCCCCTGCACGACACCAGCCGGGAGCAACAGCTCGTCCGCGAGCGCATGGCGCGGCTCGCCTCCCAGCCACATGAGCTGGGCGGCCACGGCGAGGGTCTGGTGCACTACGCCCTGGGCCGCGGCTACCTGGCCATGCACGAGCTGGAGCGCGCCCACGAGCAACTGGAGCAGGCCCGGGCGCGGGGCATCGACTCGCCCGAGCTGCACTACGCGCGCGGCCGTGTGCTCGGCGAGCTGTACCACCAGGCCCTGGAGGACGCGCGGCGCAGCGGCGGCAAGGAGTGGGTGGCCACGCGGCAGCGCCTCCTGGAGAAGCAGTACCTGGAACCAGCACTCCAGTCGCTCGAGCGCAGCCGGGGCCTCGACCTGGAGTCGCCCCGCTACCTCGAGGGCCTCATCGCCTTCTACCGCCGGGAGTACGACACGGCGGCACGGCTCGCGGTCCAGGCCGCCGAGGAGACGCCCTGGGTGTACGAGGCCTGGAAGCTCGCCGGAGACGTGGCCTACACCCGCGCCCTGGAGCACCTGGAGCGGGGCGACTACGATCCGGCACGCGCGGGGCTCCAGGAGGCGGACCGGTTGTACACACGGGCCCTCGAGTCCGGGCGGAGCGATGCGCGCAACCACGAGGCCCTCGCGGAGGCGTGGCTACAGCAATCGGTGCTCGACTCGCGGCAGGGGAACTCACGCAAGGCCTCGCTGGAGCGCGCGCTGGCCGCGGCGGACCAGGGCCTCCACGCGGCTCCCGGGCGGGCCTCGGGCCATACCAAGAAGGCCCAGGTGCTGATGCAGTGGTACCGGCTGATGAACTTCGAGAAGGGCGGTCTGGATCCCGCGCCGATCCTCACCGAGTGGACCGCCACCGCCGCGCGCGCCGTGGAGTTGGATCCACGTGACGTGTACGCCTACGACATGCTGGGCTACAGCCACTTCATGCGCGCGCTCCGGCTGGCGCGGGAGGGCGCGGCGCCAGACGCCGCCTGGGACGAGGCCATCTCCTGGCTGACCCGGGCGCTGGAGCTGAAGCCCGAGTACCCCTGGGGACACAACGACCTGGCGCAGGTCTACCGCTGGAAGGGCAACCATCAGTGGGAACACGGAGGAGATCCACGCGAGGCGTACGCCCAGGCCGAGCACCACCTGCTCCAGGCGGCGCGAAGCGACCCGGCCTACCTGTTCGCGCACATGAACCTCATCGACGTGTACAGCCAGAGGGCCGAGTACGAGCTGTCACGCGGGCGCGACCCCCAGCAGGACGTGGACAAGGCGCTCCAGGCGGGCGAGCGGGCCCTCTCGCTCGATGGCAACTACGTCCTGGCGCTGAACCAGGTGGCCTTCGCGGAGCTGAAGCTCGCGCGCTACCTCGTCGACAGCGGAGGGGACCCACGCCCGCGGCTGGAGCGGATGTTCCAGCACCTCGAGCGCTCCGCGGCCATCAACCCCCACTTCGGGCAGACGCCCCTCTACCGGGCCATGGGCCACCTGCTGGAAGTGGATCACGCGATGCGGGACGGCCGGGAGCCCACGGCCGCGTTCGACGCGGGGTGGCGGGCCCTGGCGGAGGCGAACCGCCTGGACCCCGGTTGGATCGAGTGCCGGCTCGTGAGTTCGCGGCTGGCCCTGGCGGAAGCGGCGTGGGCGAAGCGGCGGGGACGCCCGGAATCGCCACACCTCCAACGAGCGCTCGAGGAGGCCCGACGCGCCGTGGAGATGTATCCCTATGCCTCGACCCACCAGCAACTGGCTCGGGTCCACTGGCGGATGGCGGAAGCACGGCCCTCGGGCAAGGCGCTCCCCTTCCTCACCGAGGGCCTGGCGCAGGTGGAGCTGGCGCTCCGGCTCGACCCGAACCTGGCGCACGCCCATGCCCTGCGCGGGGCCCTGCTGCTGAACCAGGCGCGGACGATGCGCGAGGCGGAGCGCCTCGACACCCTCCGTCAGGCCCGGGCCGCGCTCGAGCGGGCCCTCGCGCTCAACCCACTGCTGCGGCGGGAGTACGAAGCGCCGCTGCGCGAGACGGAGTCAGGGCTTCGCTAG
- a CDS encoding ADYC domain-containing protein encodes MDATKTHGVETREVGGWRWSWLIGMALATVVSGCWWGVRQPIPGGPGPGPGMTCPGGPHCGIQRSLLEQIDENCPTGNCDPGGSGNAKGIYTAEGGNYCFKVQGEPFFCPEAFINTPTGVVLEMRYLDEPRRLVQPRVRGKLAADSKPVEVLAIHGDRTELSIKYRVQGEAKESIAKGDGLEALILGLDVLSTGSGSPLMAYELRFSAHQPPKPDTTTDRVHRYTLEYRNARADGAWIRHCEADVGGAVVSFLQGQRVSGVNASVKLDSQVTSMGCEQGSLVTCLAWGFTPWDSSTGVRDETRDYVYRSCLQAKRAAYFVGHRDFKSYTKKGTMIEKWDQYASGEGEPVERIEALWSPQGAVCFNPENRRRPDAEAWAGQDPHHLKTYGVGPCASKDFSTAGKLFTGIPPEELAKP; translated from the coding sequence ATGGACGCGACGAAGACTCATGGAGTGGAGACCCGCGAGGTGGGCGGGTGGCGGTGGTCATGGCTCATCGGCATGGCCCTGGCGACGGTGGTCAGCGGGTGCTGGTGGGGCGTTCGGCAGCCCATCCCGGGAGGGCCCGGCCCGGGCCCGGGCATGACCTGCCCCGGTGGGCCCCACTGCGGCATCCAGCGGTCCCTGTTGGAGCAGATCGATGAGAATTGTCCCACGGGGAACTGTGATCCCGGGGGCAGTGGCAACGCCAAGGGCATCTACACCGCCGAGGGCGGCAACTACTGCTTCAAGGTCCAGGGTGAGCCGTTCTTCTGCCCGGAGGCCTTCATCAACACGCCGACGGGCGTCGTGCTCGAAATGAGGTATCTGGACGAGCCCCGCCGCCTCGTCCAGCCACGGGTCCGCGGCAAGCTCGCGGCCGACTCCAAGCCCGTGGAGGTGCTCGCCATCCATGGAGACCGGACCGAGCTCTCCATCAAGTACCGGGTCCAGGGGGAGGCGAAGGAGTCCATCGCGAAGGGCGACGGCCTGGAGGCGCTGATCCTCGGCCTCGATGTCCTGTCCACGGGGAGCGGGAGCCCGCTCATGGCCTATGAGCTGAGGTTCTCCGCTCACCAGCCGCCGAAGCCGGACACGACGACGGACAGGGTGCATCGCTACACGCTCGAATACCGGAATGCCCGGGCGGACGGCGCCTGGATCCGGCACTGCGAGGCGGATGTGGGGGGGGCCGTCGTTTCCTTCCTCCAGGGACAGCGCGTCAGTGGCGTGAACGCCAGTGTCAAGCTCGACTCCCAGGTGACCAGCATGGGCTGCGAGCAGGGCTCGCTCGTCACCTGTCTGGCCTGGGGCTTCACGCCCTGGGACTCCAGCACGGGGGTGCGCGACGAGACCCGCGACTACGTCTACCGCTCCTGTCTGCAAGCCAAGCGCGCCGCCTACTTCGTTGGCCATCGTGACTTCAAGAGCTACACGAAGAAGGGCACGATGATCGAGAAGTGGGACCAGTACGCCTCGGGCGAGGGCGAACCGGTCGAGCGCATCGAGGCGCTCTGGAGCCCACAGGGAGCGGTGTGCTTCAACCCGGAGAACCGGCGCCGCCCGGACGCGGAGGCCTGGGCCGGGCAGGATCCCCATCACCTGAAGACCTACGGCGTGGGGCCCTGCGCGTCCAAGGACTTCTCCACGGCGGGCAAGCTCTTCACCGGCATTCCTCCCGAGGAGCTAGCGAAGCCCTGA
- a CDS encoding sigma 54-interacting transcriptional regulator codes for MEQNGSTLKPSGILGDEQHASEERVPGLLRLFAAGTALAVALPLKDGELELGRGSPALGEAQDPRMSRRHARIKFDGRRFWVTDLGSQNGTVVDGEPVPAQSPREAQRVIRMGDSLFVPCAHVGPLERRGVVTREGFIRGPAMQGLLEEVTRAARLGFPLHIHGESGTGKEGVARAFHESGPRSAGPFVAVNCAAIPQGIAERLLFGARRGAYSGADADAPGYLQTADGGTLFLDEVVELDLAVQAKLLRALETKEVLALGAAKPKTVDIHICSASNRDLRALVAAGKLREDLYFRIGRPEVTLPPLRQRPEELALLLQREVRQVAPTLGLHLSFVEACLLRPWPGNVRELLVEARGAIQAALMQEAPRVEARHLSPKAGTAFGIGAAAPPLSSPPPEPPEPTREAPSRARPLDDDERTRIEQALRQHGGNVAATARALGMHRTQLRRLLERHAIAALPDSE; via the coding sequence ATGGAACAGAACGGGTCGACCCTGAAGCCGAGCGGGATTCTGGGTGACGAGCAGCACGCTTCCGAGGAGCGCGTCCCGGGTCTGCTGCGGCTGTTCGCCGCGGGGACGGCGCTGGCGGTGGCCCTGCCGTTGAAGGACGGGGAGCTGGAGCTGGGACGGGGCTCCCCCGCGCTGGGCGAGGCGCAGGATCCCCGGATGTCCCGCCGCCATGCGCGGATCAAGTTCGACGGACGGCGCTTCTGGGTGACCGATCTGGGCAGCCAGAATGGCACCGTCGTGGATGGGGAGCCCGTGCCCGCCCAATCGCCTCGCGAGGCGCAGCGTGTCATCCGCATGGGGGACTCGCTCTTCGTGCCCTGCGCGCATGTGGGGCCGCTCGAGCGGCGCGGGGTGGTGACGCGGGAGGGCTTCATCCGGGGCCCGGCCATGCAGGGGCTGCTCGAGGAGGTCACCCGCGCGGCCCGGCTCGGCTTCCCGCTGCACATCCACGGCGAGAGCGGCACGGGCAAGGAGGGCGTGGCGCGCGCCTTCCACGAGAGCGGGCCGCGGAGCGCGGGGCCCTTCGTGGCGGTCAACTGCGCGGCCATTCCCCAGGGCATCGCCGAGCGGCTGCTCTTCGGTGCCAGGCGCGGCGCCTACTCGGGGGCGGATGCCGATGCCCCGGGCTACCTCCAGACGGCGGATGGCGGAACGCTCTTCCTCGACGAGGTGGTGGAGCTGGACCTGGCGGTGCAGGCCAAGCTGCTGCGGGCGCTCGAGACCAAGGAGGTCCTCGCCCTGGGAGCGGCGAAGCCGAAGACGGTGGACATCCACATCTGCTCCGCGAGCAACAGGGATCTGCGCGCGCTCGTGGCGGCCGGCAAGCTGCGCGAGGATCTGTACTTCCGCATCGGCCGCCCGGAGGTGACGTTGCCGCCCCTGCGCCAGCGCCCCGAGGAGCTGGCCCTGCTGCTCCAGCGGGAGGTGCGGCAGGTGGCCCCCACGCTGGGGCTGCACCTCTCCTTCGTGGAGGCGTGTCTGCTGCGGCCCTGGCCGGGCAACGTCCGGGAGCTGCTGGTCGAGGCCCGCGGCGCCATCCAGGCGGCGCTCATGCAGGAGGCCCCCCGCGTGGAGGCTCGCCACTTGAGTCCGAAAGCCGGCACCGCGTTCGGCATCGGGGCCGCGGCGCCTCCCTTGTCCTCTCCTCCTCCAGAGCCCCCCGAGCCCACGCGCGAGGCCCCCTCACGTGCCCGGCCGCTCGATGACGACGAGCGGACCCGCATCGAGCAGGCCCTGCGACAACATGGAGGCAACGTGGCCGCCACGGCCCGGGCGCTCGGTATGCACCGCACCCAACTGCGGCGACTGCTCGAGCGCCATGCGATCGCCGCTCTCCCCGACAGTGAGTAG
- the grxC gene encoding glutaredoxin 3, whose product MSLVKIYTKSTCPYSKRARQLLDAKGVLYEEKIIDLDPSLRGEMIAATNGKATTPQVFIAGRHIGGSDELLALENSGELDVLLADSSAQPSA is encoded by the coding sequence ATGAGCCTCGTCAAGATCTACACGAAGTCCACCTGCCCCTACTCGAAGCGGGCCAGGCAGCTCCTCGATGCGAAGGGCGTGCTGTACGAGGAGAAGATCATCGACCTCGACCCCTCCCTGAGGGGCGAGATGATCGCCGCCACGAACGGGAAGGCGACCACGCCACAGGTCTTCATCGCGGGCCGGCACATCGGTGGCAGCGACGAATTGCTGGCGCTGGAGAACTCGGGCGAGCTCGACGTGCTGCTCGCGGATTCGAGCGCTCAACCGAGCGCCTGA
- a CDS encoding sigma-54-dependent Fis family transcriptional regulator, translating to MLKLVEPGPRLWERFVSGAIGAEERAHSLLRRWSRAVELGAKADGPSHSEGVTDAELHSRREFLTERCVDAVQLVSRLATETSASAFRAVLSDAEGVVVLARGGVGASLLSADTSRLVEGARWAEGTRGTNAIGTAIAEGEAVAVVGRAHLEERNHGLACYAAPIRDPFGELVAVLDVSGAVSQANPLLEALVLASAHAAEQSLRLRGYEEMLAGGRRSLEARLAGSASLLVEAPGVVRQVSVDAAARLGLPPAHVMGRAVEDVLSLSWNALLDAALGGRSCRVSGMRLHPVPHFDARGRPLALAVFVERDVPQARPVGPLPGSFNVLLGSDPVLRDAKQRAARVAGSSLPVLLLAETGTGKELLARAIHEASGNASGPFLALNCGALPAGLLEAELFGYAPGAFTGALAAGSKGKLGVVDGGTLFLDEIGEMPESLQALLLRVLDDGHYFRLGETKPRESRFRLISATCRDLPAMVEAGKFRRDLYYRIRGAVLSLPPLRRRTDKTELACALVEKIAREQGREAPPLCPETERLIEAHAWPGNVREMKSALAHALALAGEGEPLAPEHLPEDVAETSGAAGSHEGGGRKAAEARALREAMAAANGNLSEAARRLGVARSTLYRMLGRQHPGQRRAVPRAADVGWDVEEGR from the coding sequence ATGCTCAAACTGGTCGAGCCAGGGCCACGACTCTGGGAACGGTTCGTGTCGGGGGCCATTGGTGCGGAGGAGCGCGCGCACTCCCTCCTGCGCCGGTGGTCACGGGCGGTGGAGCTGGGAGCGAAGGCGGATGGTCCCTCGCACTCCGAAGGAGTCACCGATGCGGAGCTCCATTCCCGGCGTGAGTTCCTGACCGAGCGATGCGTGGATGCGGTCCAGCTCGTGTCTCGGCTCGCCACGGAGACGAGCGCCTCCGCGTTCCGCGCGGTCCTCAGCGATGCGGAGGGGGTCGTGGTGCTCGCACGCGGCGGCGTTGGCGCGTCCCTGCTCTCGGCGGATACGTCGCGGCTGGTGGAGGGCGCGCGCTGGGCGGAGGGCACGCGCGGCACGAATGCCATTGGAACCGCGATCGCGGAGGGCGAGGCGGTGGCGGTGGTCGGGCGCGCTCACCTCGAGGAGCGCAACCACGGCCTCGCCTGCTACGCGGCGCCGATTCGCGATCCCTTTGGTGAGCTCGTCGCCGTGCTGGACGTGAGCGGAGCCGTGTCCCAGGCCAATCCCTTGCTCGAGGCGCTCGTGCTCGCGTCCGCGCACGCCGCCGAGCAGTCGCTCCGGTTGCGCGGCTACGAGGAGATGCTCGCGGGGGGTCGTCGGAGTCTCGAGGCCCGGCTCGCGGGCTCCGCGTCGCTCCTGGTCGAGGCCCCTGGCGTGGTCAGGCAGGTGAGCGTGGATGCGGCGGCGAGGCTCGGTCTCCCTCCCGCCCACGTGATGGGTCGGGCCGTCGAGGACGTGCTCTCGCTGTCGTGGAACGCGCTCCTGGATGCGGCCCTGGGCGGCAGGTCGTGCCGTGTCTCCGGCATGCGCCTCCACCCCGTGCCACACTTCGATGCGCGTGGACGCCCGCTCGCGCTCGCCGTCTTCGTCGAGCGCGACGTGCCCCAGGCGCGCCCGGTGGGTCCGCTGCCGGGCTCGTTCAACGTGCTCCTGGGAAGCGATCCGGTTCTGCGGGACGCGAAGCAACGGGCGGCCCGGGTCGCGGGCAGCTCGCTCCCGGTCCTGTTGCTCGCCGAGACGGGCACGGGCAAGGAGTTGCTCGCGCGCGCCATTCACGAGGCGAGTGGCAACGCGTCCGGTCCCTTCCTCGCGCTCAACTGCGGGGCGCTGCCCGCGGGGCTGCTCGAGGCCGAGCTGTTCGGTTACGCACCGGGTGCGTTCACCGGCGCGCTCGCCGCCGGAAGCAAGGGCAAGCTCGGCGTGGTCGATGGGGGAACGCTCTTCCTCGACGAGATCGGCGAGATGCCCGAGTCGTTGCAGGCGCTCCTGCTCCGGGTGCTCGATGATGGCCACTACTTCCGGCTGGGCGAGACGAAGCCGCGCGAGTCGCGGTTCCGGCTCATCAGCGCCACCTGCCGCGACCTGCCCGCGATGGTGGAGGCGGGGAAGTTCCGTCGCGATCTCTACTATCGCATCCGCGGCGCGGTGCTCTCCCTGCCGCCCCTGCGCCGGAGGACGGACAAGACCGAGCTGGCGTGCGCGCTCGTGGAGAAGATCGCCCGGGAGCAGGGCCGCGAGGCACCCCCGCTGTGCCCCGAGACCGAGCGGCTCATCGAGGCGCACGCGTGGCCGGGGAACGTGCGGGAGATGAAGTCCGCGCTCGCGCACGCCCTCGCGCTCGCGGGAGAGGGCGAGCCACTCGCTCCCGAACACCTCCCCGAGGATGTCGCGGAGACGTCCGGCGCGGCGGGGTCTCACGAGGGTGGAGGCAGGAAGGCCGCGGAGGCCCGAGCGCTGCGCGAGGCGATGGCCGCCGCGAACGGCAACCTCAGCGAGGCGGCGCGGCGCCTCGGCGTGGCGCGGAGCACGCTCTACCGGATGCTCGGCCGGCAACACCCCGGACAGAGGAGGGCCGTACCGCGGGCGGCGGACGTGGGCTGGGACGTGGAGGAGGGCCGCTGA